The following proteins come from a genomic window of Eleginops maclovinus isolate JMC-PN-2008 ecotype Puerto Natales chromosome 8, JC_Emac_rtc_rv5, whole genome shotgun sequence:
- the LOC134868982 gene encoding probable global transcription activator SNF2L2 isoform X2: MKRLAARRYAGLLILSPTAAADPDSQPAHCTQPEAAENGSLEAMEEDISLKKRKSDHHGEKELQVGQETGEKVKRKRGRPPAEKLPPNPPELTRTLSTLVDMVINYKDGLGRQISKGFVQLPSKKEVPEYYELIRKPVDFRRIRERVRNHKYRSVVDLEKDIFLLCHNAQTYNLEGSQIYEDSIVIKSVFESARQRIVTDEEQKVTVSASHSDNGGGAEDQFVPSAVKPFPVQLKKGNKEERRRNDMAKRLHSDLDSDEDLEDSNTKDEG; encoded by the exons ATGAAGAGACTAGCAGCTCGCCGCTATGCTGGCTTGCTAATTCTCTCCCCAACAGCTGCAGCCGATCCTGATAGCCAGCCTGCACATTGCACTCAG CCTGAGGCAGCAGAGAACGGCTCACTTGAGGCGATGGAAGAGGACATCAGTCTAAAGAAGCGTAAAAGTGATCATCATGGGGAGAAAGAACTGCAGGTCGGCCAGGAAACAGGCGAAAAGGTCAAAAGGAAGCGAGGACGCCCACCTGCTGAGAAACTACCTCCGAACCCTCCTGAACTCACCAGAACACTGAGCACGCTGGTAGACATGGTCATCAACTACAAGGACGG GCTGGGTCGACAGATCAGCAAAGGCTTTGTGCAGCTTCCCTCTAAGAAAGAGGTCCCCGAGTACTACGAGCTGATCCGAAAGCCCGTCGACTTCAGAAGGATCAGG GAACGTGTGCGTAATCACAAATACAGAAGTGtggtggatttggagaaggatATCTTCCTCCTGTGTCACAATGCTCAGACCTATAACCTGGAGGGATCTCAG ATCTATGAGGATTCCATTGTCATTAAGTCTGTTTTCGAAAGCGCAAGACAGCGAATTGTCACAGACGAGGAACAGAAAGTGACGGTTAGCGCCAGCCACAGTGATAATGGCGGCGGAGCAGAAGACCAATTTGTTCCATCAGCAG TGAAACCATTTCCAGTCCAGCTAAAGAAGGGGAATAAAGAGGAAAGACGCAGAAACGACATGGCCAAGAGGCTTCACAGTGATTTAGACAGCGATGAGGATCTAGAGGATAGCAACACAAAAGATGAAGGTTGA
- the LOC134868975 gene encoding LOW QUALITY PROTEIN: KN motif and ankyrin repeat domain-containing protein 1-like (The sequence of the model RefSeq protein was modified relative to this genomic sequence to represent the inferred CDS: inserted 1 base in 1 codon), which yields MSSTTSRRPPLPPPHGSSLDNKPSRSEGPTTPQPAARSFPLQKQSPVGEDTVMETLKHLEQEVKTQLPPQPQPRRRLASFGGVSSHGSLSPFTGLGAYNLNNNGNKPTTTGGDVHAHLSSSLGSRGSTGCLRQSSQCSGRTTPVTGLGPMHLQHVRDQMVVALQRLKELEEQVTIIPILQVKISVLQEEKRQLVSQLKNQGDNKDVSDVIWKRADSMEKSDIKNTIKTEEELDEILRTDHNDFKEFRQLTEEMQALERTIKGKHFQTRHEKGQNPLHDNAINSVAAVTDKDITLSRTTKENKYVYTDQVETKSIATEVTEEILGLYTEREAKIDAQQLLIGALKERICYLEADLKESALQTEMSRLKLELHAAGARNRADKACSAKPCTVSKSIEARPHTTSQGVGNHTELQDASTGRATEVKTVGVSCYGPELKSVCTGPDEPMSHWEVRERVETMEKGVGIHVSTNTQGVGNDIKLCDVETNTEIPVENLGSKTKQIRYRSVGCGDCSVDVIVSKAKEVVSQGIATDQVXRVDLGVMASPQTACQRTNTESSSVSRFTNTSHAFNTDSSTNTLLSTQDKHTNTTQTFTRTVSVGNRVKDIKCTPETRSIGVGTENIQGSALSQTTGTTFKLTRDAGVGFTNINDNFLIGLKTRNMASGPSHLPDPIKTRSIGVGEGRIRDLSVSCSTPGQMIQRSSYSQWGPELNHYIEKMQWLLREHGDLLTDDQPPGREGFVPQHSSQGSTNSKLSCNDKAAAQGETEAHPVVPQPSVSGEFQCPSPLFDDSKCDQANPGLCHQGGSNSEVKRMIQMLEQQASSNLQDRSTNPAVRSVMKKKNGAQGCSSNRKSMKFMRVITGLDPVSSYECCASEQAHPEEVQQRGNTNSRETSQDGTQGRKGKGGSNKGSKGTSKPHTQRCKLSEKMYSACQALKMHLSDDPPLSSRELHDCLQTIQQEWFSVSSQKSAAPETIGDYLSTFRVISPSVLQQIANMADGNGNTALHYSVSHSNFAIVKKLLDAEVCNVNQPNKAGYTPIMLAALAAVGIPEDMRVVEQLFLKGDVNTKASQAGQTALMLAVSHGRMDMVQALLARGADVNVQDDEGSTALMCSSEHGHADIVRLLLAQEDCDATLSDSDDSTALSIALEAGHHDIAVLLYAHANFSKGQTGAAARHGGRSLSSSSGRNILE from the exons ATGTCTTCTACAACCAGCCgccgtcctcctcttcctccaccacaTGGTTCCTCATTGGATAACAAACCCTCTCGGAGTGAAGGACCCACTACCCCTCAGCCGGCTGCAAGATCTTttcctttacaaaaacaaagccCTGTGGGGGAAGATACCGTTATGGAGACCTTAAAACATTTGGAACAGGAGGTTAAGACACAGCTTCCACCTCAGCCCCAACCCCGTCGACGACTAGCCAGCTTTGGAGGGGTAAGCTCCCATGGgtctctctcccccttcacTGGCCTGGGTGCATATAACCTGAACAACAATGGGAACAAGCCTACTACCACAGGAGGTGATGTGCATGCCCACCTTAGCTCGTCCTTGGGCAGTAGAGGCAGCACAGGATGCCTAAGACAGAGTTCACAGTGCTCTGGTAGAACCACTCCAGTGACAGGTCTCGGCCCGATGCACCTGCAGCATGTTCGTGACCAGATGGTGGTAGCTCTGCAGAGgctgaaggagctggaggagcaggtgACAATCATCCCTATCCTGCAGGTAAAAATCTCAGTCCTCCAGGAGGAGAAAAGGCAACTGGTCTCTCAGCTTAAGAACCAAGGTGACAACAAGGACGTAAGTGATGTGATCTGGAAGAGAGCCGACAGCATGGAAAAGTCGGACATtaagaacacaataaaaacagaggaagaaCTTGACGAAATATTGAGAACTGACCACAATGATTTTAAGGAGTTCAGGCAACTGACTGAAGAGATGCAGGCATTGGAAAGAACCATCAAGggcaaacattttcaaaccagGCATGAAAAAGGCCAAAACCCTCTACATGACAATGCTATCAATTCAGTCGCAGCTGTAACTGATAAAGATATCACCCTGTCTAGAAcaactaaagaaaacaaatatgtgtacACTGATCAGGTAGAGACGAAGTCCATTGCAACAGAAGTGACTGAAGAAATTCTTGGACTATACACAGAACGGGAAGCAAAGATTGATGCCCAACAACTTTTAATTGGTGCCTTGAAGGAGAGAATCTGCTACTTAGAAGCAGATTTGAAAGAATCAGCTCTCCAGACAGAGATGAGCCGTCTGAAACTGGAGCTTCATGCTGCAGGAGCAAGGAACCGAGCTGATAAAGCTTGCTCTGCAAAACCATGCACTGTGAGCAAAAGCATTGAGGCAAGGCCCCACACCACAAGCCAGGGTGTTGGAAATCACACAGAGCTCCAAGATGCCAGCACAGGGAGGGCAACAGAGGTGAAGACTGTGGGAGTATCTTGTTACGGGCCTGAGCTTAAGAGTGTTTGCACAGGACCAGATGAACCCATGAGCCACTGGGAGGTCAGGGAGCGAGTGGAGACCATGGAAAAGGGTGTGGGGATCCACGTTTCTACAAACACCCAGGGAGTTGGAAATGACATAAAGTTATGTGATGTAGAAACCAACACTGAGATACCAGTGGAGAATCTGGGTTCTAAGACAAAACAGATTAGGTATCGCTCAGTTGGTTGTGGGGACTGTTCTGTTGATGTGATAGTCAGCAAGGCAAAGGAAGTTGTTTCTCAAGGTATTGCTACAGATCAAG AGAGAGTAGATCTGGGAGTCATGGCATCACCTCAGACAGCTTGTCAGCGTACCAACACTGAATCCAGTTCAGTGTCCCGCTTTACCAACACCAGCCATGCCTTTAACACGGACTCCAGCACTAATACTTTGTTAAGTACACAAGACAAGCACACCAACACAACTCAGACTTTTACTAGGACAGTATCAGTAGGCAACAGGGTCAAAGACATCAAATGTACCCCAGAGACCCGCAGTATTGGGGTAGGAACTGAAAATATACAAGGAAGTGCATTAAGCCAAACAACAGGGACAACTTTCAAGTTAACCCGAGACGCTGGTGTTGGATTTACAAACATTAATGATAATTTCCTGATTGGGCTGAAAACCCGCAATATGGCCTCTGGACCCTCCCATCTACCTGACCCCATCAAGACAAGGAGCATCGgtgtgggggaggggaggaTACGAGATCTGTCTGTCTCATGCAGTACACCTGGCCAGATGATCCAGAGATCATCATACTCTCAGTGGGGCCCAGAGCTGAACCATTACATAGAGAAGATGCAATGGCTTCTCAGGGAGCATGGGGACCTGCTGACTGATGACCAACCTCCTGGGAGAGAAGGATTTGTCCCACAACACAGTAGCCAAGGAAGTACCAACTCCAAGCTGTCCTGCAATGACAAAGCTGCAGCACAAGGAGAAACAGAAGCCCATCCTGTAGTTCCTCAGCCATCAG tCAGCGGAGAGTTTCAGTGTCCATCTCCACTCTTCGATGACTCCAAGTGTGACCAAGCAAACCCAGGACTGTGCCATCAAGGTGGCTCTAATTCGGAGGTGAAAAGAATGATACAGATGTTGGAACAACAGGCATCCTCTAATCTGCAAG ACAGGTCCACTAATCCCGCTGTGAGGTCtgtaatgaagaaaaaaaatggcgCCCAGGGTTGTAGCAGCAACAGGAAGAGCATGAAGTTCATGAGGGTGATCACAGG ATTGGATCCCGTGTCTTCTTATGAATGTTGTGCCAGTGAGCAGGCACACCCTGAGGAAGtgcaacagagaggaaacacaaattCAAGGGAAACTTCTCAAGATGGAACCcaaggaaggaagggaaaagGTGGTTCCAACAAAGGGTCAAAAGGGACTTCAAAACCACATACACAGAG GTGCAAGTTAAGTGAAAAGATGTATTCTGCTTGTCAAGCCTTGAAGATGCACCTGAGTGATGACCCACCATTATCCAGCAGAGAACTG CATGACTGTCTACAAACAATCCAGCAAGAGTGGTTTTCTGTATCCAGCCAAAAGTCCGCCGCTCCTGAAACAATAGGGGATTACTTGTCTACATTTCGGGTCATTTCACCTTCAGTATTGCAACAGATAGCTAACATGGCTGACGGCAATGGAAACACAGCTCTGCACTACAGCGTGTCTCATTCCAACTTTGCAATAGTCAAGAAATTGCTTGATGCAG AGGTTTGCAACGTCAATCAACCGAACAAAGCCGGTTACACGCCCATCATGCTGGCTGCACTCGCGGCTGTGGGAATTCCAGAGGACATGAGGGTTGTGGAGCAGCTCTTCCTAAAAGGAGACGTCAACACCAAGGCCAGCCAG GCTGGTCAGACAGCTCTGATGCTGGCTGTGAGTCACGGCAGGATGGACATGGTGCAGGCGCTGCTGGCACGGGGGGCCGACGTCAACGTCCAGGATGACGAGGGCTCCACGGCGCTCATGTGTTCCAGCGAGCATGGACATGCCGACATTGTCAGACTGCTGCTGGCACAAGAAGACTGTGATGCCACTCTGAGTGATAGT GATGACAGCACAGCCCTGTCCATTGCACTGGAGGCGGGACATCATGACATAGCAGTGCTCCTTTATGCACATGCCAACTTCTCCAAAGGACAGACAGGG gCAGCTGCTCGTCACGGCGGCAGGTCTCTGTCCTCCTCTAGTGGCAGAAACATCTTGGAATGA
- the LOC134868982 gene encoding probable global transcription activator SNF2L2 isoform X3 — MEEDISLKKRKSDHHGEKELQVGQETGEKVKRKRGRPPAEKLPPNPPELTRTLSTLVDMVINYKDGLGRQISKGFVQLPSKKEVPEYYELIRKPVDFRRIRERVRNHKYRSVVDLEKDIFLLCHNAQTYNLEGSQVIPVEYFCFHTIIFTLCCVVIINGFGSCEEQPTLFMCLCLPPQIYEDSIVIKSVFESARQRIVTDEEQKVTVSASHSDNGGGAEDQFVPSAVKPFPVQLKKGNKEERRRNDMAKRLHSDLDSDEDLEDSNTKDEG; from the exons ATGGAAGAGGACATCAGTCTAAAGAAGCGTAAAAGTGATCATCATGGGGAGAAAGAACTGCAGGTCGGCCAGGAAACAGGCGAAAAGGTCAAAAGGAAGCGAGGACGCCCACCTGCTGAGAAACTACCTCCGAACCCTCCTGAACTCACCAGAACACTGAGCACGCTGGTAGACATGGTCATCAACTACAAGGACGG GCTGGGTCGACAGATCAGCAAAGGCTTTGTGCAGCTTCCCTCTAAGAAAGAGGTCCCCGAGTACTACGAGCTGATCCGAAAGCCCGTCGACTTCAGAAGGATCAGG GAACGTGTGCGTAATCACAAATACAGAAGTGtggtggatttggagaaggatATCTTCCTCCTGTGTCACAATGCTCAGACCTATAACCTGGAGGGATCTCAGGTGATCCCAGTAGAATACTTTTGTTTTCACACAATTATTTTCacactgtgttgtgttgttataATAAATGGTTTTGGATCCTGTGAAGAACAACCCACGCTGtttatgtgtctctgtttaCCACCACAGATCTATGAGGATTCCATTGTCATTAAGTCTGTTTTCGAAAGCGCAAGACAGCGAATTGTCACAGACGAGGAACAGAAAGTGACGGTTAGCGCCAGCCACAGTGATAATGGCGGCGGAGCAGAAGACCAATTTGTTCCATCAGCAG TGAAACCATTTCCAGTCCAGCTAAAGAAGGGGAATAAAGAGGAAAGACGCAGAAACGACATGGCCAAGAGGCTTCACAGTGATTTAGACAGCGATGAGGATCTAGAGGATAGCAACACAAAAGATGAAGGTTGA
- the fbp1b gene encoding fructose-1,6-bisphosphatase 1b: MSDKGAFDTNVLTLTRFVLEEGRKAQGTGELTNLLNSICTAVKAISTAVRKAGIANLYGIAGTTNVTGDQVKKLDILSNDLVINMIKSSFTSCVLVSEEDEKAIIVDPDNQGKYIVCFDPLDGSSNIDCLVSIGTIFGIYKKTTDGEPCEKDALQPGRNLVAAGYALYGSATMMVLSTGQGVNCFMLDPSIGEFILVDRDVKIKKKGKIYSLNEGYAQHFYPDVKEYLQKKKFPEDGSSPYGSRYVGSMVADVHRTLVYGGIFLYPANTKSPKGKLRLLYECNPMAYIMEQAGGMATTGSMNVLDIQPTSIHERVPVVLGSPDDVKEYLSICKKHYK; this comes from the exons ATGTCTGATAAAGGAGCCTTCGATACCAACGTGCTGACCCTTACCAGGTTTGTCCTGGAGGAGGGCAGGAAGGCCCAGGGGACAGGTGAGCTGACTAACCTGCTCAACTCCATCTGCACAGCTGTCAAAGCCATTTCAACGGCTGTCAGGAAGGCTGGGATCGCTAACCT ATATGGCATTGCTGGAACCACCAACGTGACAGGGGACCAGGTGAAGAAACTGGACATCCTGTCCAATGACCTGGTAATCAACATGATCAAGTCCTCATTCACCTCCTGTGTGCTGGTGTCAGAGGAAGATGAGAAGGCCATCATTGTAGATCCAGACAATCAG GGAAAATACATTGTGTGCTTCGACCCACTGGATGGTTCCTCAAACATTGACTGTCTTGTCTCAATAGGAACAATTTTCGGCATCTACAAAAAG ACCACTGACGGTGAGCCGTGTGAGAAGGATGCTCTGCAGCCTGGAAGAAACCTCGTGGCAGCTGGTTATGCTCTGTACGGCAGCGCCACCATGATGGTCCTCTCCACCGGACAGGGAGTCAACTGCTTCATGCTTGACCCG TCAATTGGTGAGTTCATCCTGGTGGATCGGGATGTGAAGAttaagaaaaagggaaaaatctACAGTTTGAATGAGGGATATGCTCAGCATTTTTACCCAGATGTGAAAGAGTACCTACAAAAGAAGAAATTCCCAGAG GATGGTTCTTCTCCATATGGCAGTCGATATGTTGGTTCAATGGTAGCTGATGTTCATCGTACTTTAGTGTATGGAGGGATCTTTTTATATCCCGCTAATACCAAGAGTCCAAAGGGCAAG CTGAGGCTGTTGTATGAGTGCAACCCCATGGCCTACATCATGGAGCAGGCAGGAGGCATGGCCACCACAGGATCCATGAATGTTCTGGACATCCAGCCCACCAGCATCCATGAGCGAGTTCCTGTGGTCCTGGGATCCCCTGATGATGTGAAGGAGTATCTTTCCATCTGTAAGAAGCATTACAAATGA
- the gas1b gene encoding growth arrest-specific protein 1b: protein MASRAILMERTAVLICSVLFLIIGLCVGSPNHSRRLVCWKAILKCHGEPECHYAYDQYLYACSSVLSGDRKKCPSHCISSLIQLNMTQGGPALEDCDCTTDPVCRSTKQAIEPCLPRTSTMGCTEARRQCEGDHFCSSAMRDYLFHCRKLFGGERCSDDCRRVISNMRTMPKAQQLDTCVCDGTDRNICEYIKVSMKTFCSDSSDRFAGSGFSDTEEDSEDDYIDQEEYLYEENSSSSPPCRTVLNILTTILVLTKFI, encoded by the coding sequence ATGGCAAGTCGTGCCATATTGATGGAGCGGACAGCAGTGTTAATATGCAGCGTATTATTCCTAATAATCGGCTTATGTGTGGGATCTCCTAACCACAGTCGTCGGCTGGTTTGCTGGAAAGCCATCCTGAAGTGCCACGGAGAGCCGGAGTGCCATTACGCTTACGATCAATACCTTTATGCTTGTTCCTCTGTCCTCAGTGGTGACCGAAAGAAGTGTCCCAGCCACTGCATATCCTCTCTGATTCAGCTCAATATGACCCAAGGTGGCCCGGCTCTGGAGGACTGTGACTGCACCACGGACCCGGTGTGCAGGAGCACCAAACAAGCCATCGAGCCGTGCCTGCCGCGGACCAGCACCATGGGCTGCACCGAGGCCCGGCGGCAGTGCGAGGGGGACCACTTCTGCAGCTCTGCCATGAGGGATTATTTATTCCACTGCAGAAAACTTTTCGGAGGGGAGAGGTGCTCGGATGACTGCCGCAGAGTGATCTCCAACATGCGCACAATGCCGAAGGCGCAGCAGCTAGacacttgtgtgtgtgatggcacGGACAGGAACATTTGCGAGTACATAAAAGTGAGCATGAAAACGTTCTGCTCCGATTCCAGTGATAGGTTTGCGGGAAGCGGGTTTTCAGACACTGAAGAAGATTCTGAGGACGATTATATCGACCAGGAAGAATATCTATATGAGGAAAACTCAAGTTCCTCCCCACCTTGTCGGACTGTTCTAAATATCCTGACCACCATTTTGGTTTTGACCAAATTTATCTGA
- the LOC134868982 gene encoding probable global transcription activator SNF2L2 isoform X1, translated as MKRLAARRYAGLLILSPTAAADPDSQPAHCTQPEAAENGSLEAMEEDISLKKRKSDHHGEKELQVGQETGEKVKRKRGRPPAEKLPPNPPELTRTLSTLVDMVINYKDGLGRQISKGFVQLPSKKEVPEYYELIRKPVDFRRIRERVRNHKYRSVVDLEKDIFLLCHNAQTYNLEGSQVIPVEYFCFHTIIFTLCCVVIINGFGSCEEQPTLFMCLCLPPQIYEDSIVIKSVFESARQRIVTDEEQKVTVSASHSDNGGGAEDQFVPSAVKPFPVQLKKGNKEERRRNDMAKRLHSDLDSDEDLEDSNTKDEG; from the exons ATGAAGAGACTAGCAGCTCGCCGCTATGCTGGCTTGCTAATTCTCTCCCCAACAGCTGCAGCCGATCCTGATAGCCAGCCTGCACATTGCACTCAG CCTGAGGCAGCAGAGAACGGCTCACTTGAGGCGATGGAAGAGGACATCAGTCTAAAGAAGCGTAAAAGTGATCATCATGGGGAGAAAGAACTGCAGGTCGGCCAGGAAACAGGCGAAAAGGTCAAAAGGAAGCGAGGACGCCCACCTGCTGAGAAACTACCTCCGAACCCTCCTGAACTCACCAGAACACTGAGCACGCTGGTAGACATGGTCATCAACTACAAGGACGG GCTGGGTCGACAGATCAGCAAAGGCTTTGTGCAGCTTCCCTCTAAGAAAGAGGTCCCCGAGTACTACGAGCTGATCCGAAAGCCCGTCGACTTCAGAAGGATCAGG GAACGTGTGCGTAATCACAAATACAGAAGTGtggtggatttggagaaggatATCTTCCTCCTGTGTCACAATGCTCAGACCTATAACCTGGAGGGATCTCAGGTGATCCCAGTAGAATACTTTTGTTTTCACACAATTATTTTCacactgtgttgtgttgttataATAAATGGTTTTGGATCCTGTGAAGAACAACCCACGCTGtttatgtgtctctgtttaCCACCACAGATCTATGAGGATTCCATTGTCATTAAGTCTGTTTTCGAAAGCGCAAGACAGCGAATTGTCACAGACGAGGAACAGAAAGTGACGGTTAGCGCCAGCCACAGTGATAATGGCGGCGGAGCAGAAGACCAATTTGTTCCATCAGCAG TGAAACCATTTCCAGTCCAGCTAAAGAAGGGGAATAAAGAGGAAAGACGCAGAAACGACATGGCCAAGAGGCTTCACAGTGATTTAGACAGCGATGAGGATCTAGAGGATAGCAACACAAAAGATGAAGGTTGA